CTTCAGTCTCATTGGTGTCTTGAAAGGATATATATAAATGGATTATAAAACAAAATATGACAAATTCGCGCTTTGCCGCGAAATGCTTCAAACACCTGAAATAATAAGAAATTTCTCACTTTTAGGGTGCAGGGACCTTGTAAATTCTATAAAAGAAATCGGAAGCCTGTTTCTTACCGGTGAGGGCTCGAGCCGAATTTTCCCAGCTAAAAATGCTGTATATCATTCTATGGTTCAAGGTTCGCCCTTAAGGATTTCAACTGAAGGAGCAAGGCAGGCAAGCGAATATGATCTCTCGAAAAGTATTGTGTTTGGCGCCTCTAACAGCGGCTCTACAAAAGAAGTTATTTGTCTTATGAACCAGCTAAAAGCAAAGGGGCATACGCATTGTTTCGGTCTTACAGCAAGAGAGAACACAAAACTTTCTGAAATCTCTGATGACACCTTTGTATTGACGTGCGGCTGGGAAGAAGCTGTTGCGGCAACTAAAAGCGTAGCTGAACAGGCACTCTTCTATCAGGAACTGCTCTCTCAGGTTGAAGGAAGCAGCATTTCAGGCCTGCTTTCAGAACTTGCAGACTCGGTGCAGGATGCTCTGGAAACTGAAATACCGGAACAGATTACTGATTCGATTGCAAATGCCGGAACCGTATATTTTGCCGGCAGAAATGATGGTGTTGCTGAAGAGCTTACGCTCAAAACAAACGAGATTACAAGAAAGAAAAGCGACTACCTTGAAGGAACTTATGCCGTCCATGGAATCGAGGAAGTGATGAATAAGGGTGATGTTGTTATCCTTATGAATCCTTTCAAATCAGAGCTTGAAAAGATCAAAGAAACACTTGCCGACGGTGTTGGGCTTAATGTTATAGCGGTTTCAGACGAACAAACAATATTCCCAACCATCAGAGTATCGCCGGTACAGGGAGCAGAGGGCTATACGTATCTTGCCGCCGGCTGGAACATACTTGTCGAAGTTGGTATGAAGCTTGACATAAATCTTGA
This window of the Sedimentisphaera salicampi genome carries:
- a CDS encoding SIS domain-containing protein — its product is MDYKTKYDKFALCREMLQTPEIIRNFSLLGCRDLVNSIKEIGSLFLTGEGSSRIFPAKNAVYHSMVQGSPLRISTEGARQASEYDLSKSIVFGASNSGSTKEVICLMNQLKAKGHTHCFGLTARENTKLSEISDDTFVLTCGWEEAVAATKSVAEQALFYQELLSQVEGSSISGLLSELADSVQDALETEIPEQITDSIANAGTVYFAGRNDGVAEELTLKTNEITRKKSDYLEGTYAVHGIEEVMNKGDVVILMNPFKSELEKIKETLADGVGLNVIAVSDEQTIFPTIRVSPVQGAEGYTYLAAGWNILVEVGMKLDINLDKAERARKVGNELVG